A section of the Rhizobium sp. BG4 genome encodes:
- a CDS encoding PilZ domain-containing protein, translating to MSMDRATHLATVKSEVYDQRWEQFQVNRPARIIAVRPCLTGMSLRSAEILDISRGGATFLVSSTAGLPKHYYLNILGLAYRIGCAEVYRNKERIGVRFINVLDPEVLRRVVRADFMAGNVEAMEARRGGRITAMQ from the coding sequence ATGTCCATGGATCGGGCAACGCATCTTGCGACTGTGAAATCTGAGGTCTACGACCAGCGCTGGGAGCAGTTTCAGGTGAACCGCCCGGCGCGGATCATCGCCGTGCGCCCCTGTCTCACCGGCATGTCGCTCAGAAGCGCGGAGATCCTCGATATCTCGCGCGGCGGCGCCACCTTCCTGGTCTCGTCGACCGCCGGTCTTCCCAAGCACTATTACCTCAACATTCTCGGCCTCGCCTATCGCATCGGCTGCGCCGAGGTCTATCGCAACAAGGAGCGCATCGGCGTCCGCTTCATCAACGTTCTCGATCCGGAAGTGCTGCGCCGCGTGGTACGCGCCGACTTCATGGCCGGCAATGTCGAAGCCATGGAAGCGCGCCGCGGCGGACGCATCACGGCGATGCAATAG
- a CDS encoding lysylphosphatidylglycerol synthase domain-containing protein, with translation MNSPVGASRQSWFARNRMTLLTVVIVAAYALFIEWFWGWSSILAQWAAVGVLPIAIALVLLTSTYFLRTWRILDYFPRETSGQFRTLFRVTQIHNLLNIMLPFRSGETSFPLLMRTEFGIPLARGTSALLVMRLLDLHALLAAAGIGLASEAGNGLIAWIIWAAFLVLPVAAFIVRKPLLRFGFKLAPKKAQGFLAEIENGLPVDGIAFARAWAMTAVNWLVKVLVLAWALSLMGVLPLAASFGGALGGELSSVLPVHAPGGVGTYPAGITAGAVAFGALGGKEALAALAQASINAHLLIIVSALTGTAISLPFGRRRQL, from the coding sequence ATGAACTCTCCGGTTGGCGCTAGCCGACAATCCTGGTTCGCACGCAATCGCATGACGTTGCTCACCGTCGTGATCGTCGCAGCCTATGCACTCTTCATCGAATGGTTTTGGGGCTGGTCCTCCATCCTGGCGCAATGGGCAGCCGTCGGCGTCCTGCCGATCGCCATCGCGCTCGTTCTCCTGACCAGCACCTATTTCCTGCGCACCTGGCGCATCCTCGATTACTTCCCGCGCGAGACATCCGGCCAGTTCCGCACGCTGTTTCGCGTTACCCAGATCCACAATCTGCTCAACATCATGCTGCCCTTCCGCAGCGGCGAGACCAGCTTCCCGCTGCTGATGCGCACCGAGTTCGGCATTCCGCTGGCGCGCGGCACCTCGGCGCTTCTCGTCATGCGCCTCCTCGATCTTCATGCATTGCTTGCGGCAGCCGGAATCGGTTTGGCAAGCGAAGCGGGTAACGGCTTGATTGCATGGATCATCTGGGCCGCATTCCTGGTGCTCCCGGTCGCAGCCTTCATCGTCCGCAAACCGCTGCTGCGCTTTGGCTTCAAGCTGGCGCCGAAGAAGGCGCAGGGCTTTCTGGCTGAGATCGAGAACGGCCTGCCGGTCGATGGCATCGCCTTTGCGCGTGCCTGGGCGATGACGGCGGTGAACTGGCTGGTGAAGGTTCTGGTCCTTGCCTGGGCGCTCAGCCTGATGGGCGTGCTGCCGCTGGCCGCGAGCTTCGGCGGCGCGCTCGGCGGCGAGCTCTCATCCGTTCTGCCGGTGCATGCGCCGGGCGGCGTCGGCACCTATCCGGCCGGCATCACCGCCGGTGCCGTCGCTTTCGGCGCCTTGGGCGGGAAGGAAGCGCTGGCGGCACTGGCGCAGGCGAGCATCAATGCCCATCTGCTGATCATCGTCTCGGCGCTGACGGGGACGGCGATCTCACTGCCCTTCGGCCGCCGCCGTCAGCTCTGA
- a CDS encoding YciI family protein translates to MKFLCQIWFDTEKSKQVTQAEWDRLTEQCILSDNRWRDSGHLLTALALREPESAVTVRVTNGALSATDGPFAEIKEHLGGFVLIEARDISQATEIASAFPIVEYASIEVRPAYSIEDGV, encoded by the coding sequence ATGAAATTCCTCTGCCAGATCTGGTTCGACACCGAAAAGAGCAAGCAGGTGACCCAGGCCGAATGGGACAGGCTGACGGAGCAATGCATCCTCAGCGACAACCGCTGGCGCGACAGCGGACACCTGCTGACGGCGCTGGCGCTGCGCGAGCCAGAGAGCGCGGTGACGGTGCGCGTCACGAACGGTGCACTCAGCGCCACGGACGGGCCGTTCGCCGAGATCAAGGAACATCTCGGCGGCTTCGTGCTGATCGAGGCCCGAGACATCAGCCAAGCGACCGAAATCGCCTCGGCATTCCCGATCGTCGAATATGCCTCGATCGAGGTGCGGCCGGCCTATTCGATCGAAGATGGGGTGTGA
- a CDS encoding YciI family protein — MRYLCLIYNSADRDGTLTRAEGHQLVAAHFRFDEELRADGTMIHADALQPPETATVLRVRDNQLQATDGPYAETKEHLAGFYVIEAPDDEAAKEIAARIPSVCFGAVEVRPVRLLTLPE; from the coding sequence ATGCGTTATCTCTGCCTCATCTACAATTCTGCTGACCGCGATGGAACGCTGACCCGGGCCGAAGGGCATCAGCTGGTCGCCGCGCATTTCCGTTTCGACGAGGAGCTTCGTGCCGACGGGACGATGATCCATGCCGATGCGCTGCAGCCGCCGGAGACGGCGACGGTGCTGCGGGTGCGGGACAACCAGCTGCAGGCGACCGACGGCCCCTATGCCGAGACCAAGGAGCATCTTGCCGGGTTCTACGTCATCGAGGCACCCGACGATGAAGCGGCAAAAGAGATCGCCGCGCGGATCCCATCGGTGTGTTTCGGAGCGGTCGAGGTCCGGCCGGTGCGGCTTCTGACATTGCCGGAGTAG
- a CDS encoding DUF2177 family protein produces the protein MKTALVAYAGSFATLLVLDAIWLGLVARTFYRDQLGELMLPQPAFGIAALFYLFFAVAVVVLAVLPAVNAASLGTALAYGAILGLAAYGTYDITNLSTLKNWPVTMSLVDMAWGTFVTAATAAGGYAAARAFG, from the coding sequence ATGAAGACCGCCCTCGTCGCCTATGCCGGTTCGTTCGCCACGCTGCTGGTGCTCGATGCGATCTGGCTCGGCCTCGTCGCCCGCACTTTCTATCGCGACCAGCTGGGCGAACTGATGCTGCCGCAGCCGGCTTTCGGCATTGCCGCGCTCTTCTATCTGTTCTTTGCCGTCGCCGTCGTCGTGCTCGCCGTGCTTCCGGCGGTCAATGCCGCCTCGCTCGGCACGGCGCTTGCCTATGGTGCCATTCTGGGACTGGCCGCCTATGGCACCTATGACATCACCAATCTTTCGACGCTGAAGAACTGGCCGGTGACGATGAGCTTGGTGGATATGGCCTGGGGCACCTTCGTGACGGCGGCAACGGCTGCCGGCGGCTATGCGGCGGCGCGCGCCTTCGGCTGA
- a CDS encoding RNA polymerase sigma factor has product MDRVIEDIYRSQSRRVLATLIRLLGDFDRAEEALHDAFAEAARTWPRDGIPGNPVSWLVSAGRFRAIDHIRRRARFDASVQDIEDSLYPAPEEADDMDAIADDMLRLIFTCCHPIIPAEAQVAMALREVCGLTTEEIAHAFLVPAPTVAQRIVRAKNRIRAAEIPYEVPEKPELPERLDRVLHVIYLVFNEGYSASSGSAVVRSGLTGEAIRLARLVGELLPHRDIDGLLSLMLLQDSRRLARSSDDGRLVLLDEQDRSAWDRGKIVEGLQLLQSAMAGEEVGLYTVQAAIAAEHSKAATPEATNWRQIARYYDLLAAAQPSPIVALNRAVAIAMSEGFEQGLAIVDGILQSGDLERYHLAHSARADFLRRLGRIAEAIEAYERALSLCQQEPERNFLRRRISELTAAAEGQ; this is encoded by the coding sequence TTGGACAGGGTGATCGAGGATATCTACCGCTCGCAGTCGCGCCGGGTTCTGGCGACGCTGATCCGTCTGCTCGGCGATTTCGACCGGGCGGAGGAAGCGCTGCACGACGCCTTTGCCGAGGCGGCGCGAACCTGGCCGCGCGACGGCATTCCCGGCAATCCGGTGTCCTGGCTGGTTTCAGCCGGGCGCTTCCGGGCGATCGATCATATTCGCCGCCGGGCGCGTTTCGACGCGTCCGTGCAGGATATCGAGGACAGCCTTTATCCCGCACCAGAGGAGGCAGACGACATGGACGCGATTGCCGACGACATGCTGCGGCTGATCTTCACCTGCTGCCATCCCATAATTCCGGCCGAAGCGCAGGTGGCGATGGCGCTACGCGAAGTCTGCGGCCTGACGACGGAAGAAATCGCGCATGCCTTCCTCGTCCCCGCGCCGACGGTAGCACAGCGGATCGTGCGGGCGAAGAACCGGATCCGTGCTGCGGAGATCCCCTACGAGGTGCCGGAGAAACCTGAACTGCCGGAGCGGCTCGACCGGGTGCTGCACGTCATCTACCTGGTCTTCAACGAGGGCTACTCGGCGTCGTCAGGCAGCGCTGTCGTGCGGAGCGGCTTGACCGGCGAAGCGATCCGGCTGGCGCGGCTGGTCGGCGAGCTGCTGCCGCACCGGGATATCGATGGTCTCCTGTCGCTGATGCTGCTGCAGGATTCGCGGCGGCTGGCGCGATCGAGCGATGACGGTCGACTGGTGCTGCTCGACGAGCAGGACCGCTCCGCATGGGATCGCGGCAAGATCGTCGAGGGGCTGCAGCTGCTGCAGAGCGCGATGGCTGGCGAAGAGGTCGGGCTCTATACGGTGCAGGCGGCGATCGCCGCCGAGCACTCGAAAGCGGCAACACCCGAAGCCACGAACTGGCGGCAGATTGCCCGCTATTACGATCTGCTTGCGGCAGCCCAGCCCTCGCCCATCGTGGCGTTGAACCGGGCCGTGGCGATCGCCATGTCCGAGGGTTTCGAACAGGGTCTGGCGATCGTCGACGGCATCCTGCAATCCGGCGATCTCGAGCGCTATCATCTGGCGCATTCGGCGCGCGCCGATTTCCTGCGCCGCCTCGGGCGGATCGCGGAGGCAATCGAGGCCTATGAGCGTGCGCTGTCGCTTTGCCAGCAGGAGCCGGAGCGGAACTTCCTGAGGAGGCGGATTTCAGAGCTGACGGCGGCGGCCGAAGGGCAGTGA
- a CDS encoding sel1 repeat family protein gives MARFEMHNAEMATMGGDKNADVFCEMGLMYATGRGCDVDLVAAHKWLNIAAIKGSDRAAELRADVAASMNKMQIVEALRAAREWMTIH, from the coding sequence ATGGCACGCTTTGAAATGCACAATGCTGAAATGGCCACCATGGGTGGCGACAAGAACGCCGACGTCTTCTGCGAAATGGGTCTGATGTATGCAACCGGCCGCGGCTGCGACGTCGATCTGGTCGCCGCGCACAAGTGGCTGAACATCGCCGCCATCAAGGGCAGCGACCGTGCCGCCGAACTGCGCGCCGATGTCGCCGCTTCGATGAACAAGATGCAGATCGTCGAGGCGCTCCGTGCGGCTCGCGAGTGGATGACCATCCACTAA
- a CDS encoding DUF2147 domain-containing protein, with the protein MVRTLILAGAVVLSAGLAHADEVIVGNWKTVAGDTAEIAPCSGGFCVTLKTGKFAGKKIGTLSGTGGTYTGEITDPANDKTYSGSGTVSGSSLKMKGCVLKVLCKSQTWTRL; encoded by the coding sequence ATGGTCCGCACACTTATTCTCGCAGGCGCGGTGGTACTTTCGGCAGGGCTCGCGCATGCCGACGAGGTGATCGTCGGCAACTGGAAGACGGTCGCCGGCGATACGGCAGAGATCGCCCCCTGCAGCGGCGGCTTCTGCGTGACGCTGAAGACTGGCAAGTTCGCCGGCAAGAAGATCGGCACGCTATCCGGCACCGGCGGCACCTATACAGGCGAAATCACCGACCCTGCCAACGACAAGACCTATAGCGGCTCCGGCACGGTTTCGGGCAGTTCGCTGAAGATGAAGGGCTGCGTTCTGAAGGTTCTCTGCAAGTCGCAGACCTGGACGCGGCTGTAA
- a CDS encoding YciI family protein: MRYLCQVWFEPSVLERMSDEEKRTLDRDSAGYDLDLEVSGHMIHAEALQAPSAAVTVKVRNGEMAMTDGPFAETKEQLGGFILIEAKDLNDAIRVAAGIPLAKYGSIEVRPVHDFKSKLQEAAR; this comes from the coding sequence ATGCGATATCTATGCCAGGTATGGTTCGAGCCATCGGTGCTCGAACGGATGAGTGACGAGGAGAAAAGGACACTCGACCGGGATTCGGCCGGATACGATCTCGACCTGGAGGTCAGCGGCCATATGATCCATGCCGAAGCGCTGCAGGCGCCGAGCGCGGCGGTGACCGTGAAGGTCCGCAACGGCGAAATGGCGATGACCGACGGTCCCTTTGCCGAGACCAAGGAACAGCTCGGCGGCTTCATCCTGATCGAAGCCAAGGATCTCAACGATGCGATCCGGGTTGCTGCCGGCATTCCGCTGGCGAAATACGGCTCGATCGAAGTCCGCCCGGTCCATGACTTCAAGAGCAAGCTGCAGGAGGCCGCGCGATGA
- a CDS encoding pyridoxal phosphate-dependent aminotransferase, whose amino-acid sequence MSAFSRFTPLVSALPSTVPFVGPEAIERQRGLKVAARIGANENGFGPAPSVLEAMRAAGGDIWKYNDPENFELREALAAHLGITSANIAIGGGIDELLGQIVRLVIEPGMPVVTSLGGYPTFNFHVAGFGGRLVTVPYVNDREDLDGLLDAVKRENAPLVYFANPDNPMGSWWDADKIVAFARALPETCLMVLDEAYSETGPASSLPSISSLIDLPNIVRTRTFSKAYGLAGARVGYVISTPGTAQAFDKIRNHFGMNRLATAGALAALKDQAYLAEVVGKIQAARERISDIARANQLSPLPSATNFVAIDAGRDGTYARAIVDGLMQHGVFIRMPGVTPLNRCIRVSVGPEADMALFEQSLPQVLRTLD is encoded by the coding sequence ATGTCCGCCTTTTCGCGCTTCACACCGCTGGTCAGCGCCCTGCCCTCCACCGTTCCCTTCGTCGGCCCAGAGGCCATCGAGCGCCAGCGCGGCCTGAAGGTCGCGGCCCGCATCGGCGCCAATGAAAACGGCTTCGGCCCGGCGCCTTCCGTGCTCGAGGCGATGCGTGCTGCGGGCGGCGATATCTGGAAATACAACGATCCGGAGAATTTCGAGCTGCGCGAGGCACTGGCCGCCCATCTCGGTATCACCTCGGCGAACATCGCCATCGGCGGCGGCATCGACGAGCTGCTCGGCCAGATCGTCCGCCTCGTCATCGAGCCCGGCATGCCCGTCGTCACCTCGCTCGGCGGCTATCCGACCTTCAATTTCCATGTCGCCGGTTTCGGCGGCCGTCTCGTTACCGTTCCCTATGTCAACGACCGGGAAGATCTGGACGGGCTGCTCGACGCGGTGAAGCGCGAGAATGCGCCGCTCGTCTATTTCGCCAACCCTGATAATCCGATGGGCAGCTGGTGGGATGCCGACAAGATCGTCGCCTTCGCACGCGCCCTGCCCGAGACCTGCCTGATGGTTCTCGACGAGGCCTATAGCGAGACCGGACCGGCAAGCTCACTTCCCTCGATTTCTTCGCTGATCGACCTGCCGAACATCGTGCGCACCCGCACCTTCTCGAAGGCCTATGGTCTGGCCGGCGCCCGTGTCGGCTACGTGATCTCGACGCCGGGCACGGCGCAAGCCTTCGACAAGATCCGCAACCATTTCGGCATGAACCGGCTGGCGACGGCCGGCGCTCTCGCCGCGCTGAAGGACCAGGCCTATCTCGCCGAAGTCGTCGGCAAGATCCAGGCGGCGCGCGAACGCATCTCGGACATTGCCCGGGCAAACCAGCTGTCGCCGCTGCCCTCGGCCACCAATTTCGTGGCAATCGATGCCGGGCGCGACGGCACCTATGCGCGGGCGATCGTCGACGGGCTGATGCAGCATGGCGTCTTCATCCGCATGCCGGGTGTGACGCCGCTCAACCGCTGCATCCGCGTCAGCGTCGGGCCGGAAGCCGATATGGCGCTGTTCGAGCAGTCGCTGCCGCAGGTATTGCGCACGCTCGACTGA
- a CDS encoding AMP nucleosidase, giving the protein MSKRISPLAPLDISSPPAFEPQSFDDPAKAVDALTELYDRNTAFLIDSFTAIAKGAPITARHRAFYPQVSIETTSFGHIDSRLSYGHVTSPGVYTTTVTRPKLFRHYLKEQLALLMKSHNVPVVVSESSTPIPLHFAFGEGAHVEASASAFMDIPMRDLFDTPDLNTTDDEIANGEYIPPPGEPSPLAPFTAQRIDYSLARLAHYTATGAQHFQNFVLFTNYQFYIDEFCTWARKLMADGGDGYTAFVEPGNIITHAGSSTPEGDATPGRLPQMPAYHLKKKGHAGITMINIGVGPSNAKTITDHVAVLRPHAWLMLGHCAGLRNSQRLGDYVLAHAYMREDHVLDDDLPVWVPIPALAEVQVALEAAVAEITGYEGFELKRIMRTGTVGTIDNRNWELRDQAGPVKRLSQARAIALDMESATIAANGFRFRVPYGTLLCVSDKPLHGELKLPGMATAFYRTQVNQHLQIGIRAIQKLAAMPPEALHSRKLRSFFETAFQ; this is encoded by the coding sequence ATGAGCAAACGAATCTCTCCATTAGCACCCCTCGATATTTCCTCTCCGCCAGCCTTTGAACCGCAAAGCTTCGACGACCCGGCAAAGGCCGTCGACGCGCTGACAGAGCTTTACGACCGCAACACGGCCTTCCTGATCGACAGCTTCACGGCGATCGCTAAGGGTGCGCCGATCACCGCGCGGCACCGGGCCTTCTATCCGCAGGTCAGCATCGAGACGACGAGCTTCGGCCATATCGACAGCCGTCTTTCCTACGGCCACGTGACCTCGCCCGGCGTCTATACGACGACCGTGACGCGTCCGAAGCTGTTTCGCCATTACCTGAAAGAGCAGCTGGCGCTTCTGATGAAGAGCCACAACGTTCCCGTCGTCGTCTCCGAATCCTCGACGCCGATCCCGCTGCATTTCGCTTTCGGCGAAGGCGCCCATGTCGAGGCCTCCGCATCGGCCTTCATGGATATTCCGATGCGCGATCTCTTCGATACGCCGGACCTGAATACGACGGACGACGAGATCGCCAATGGCGAATATATCCCGCCACCCGGCGAGCCCTCGCCGCTTGCGCCCTTCACGGCACAGCGCATCGACTATTCGCTCGCCCGCCTCGCCCACTACACGGCAACAGGCGCGCAGCATTTCCAGAACTTCGTGCTGTTTACGAACTACCAGTTCTATATCGACGAGTTCTGCACCTGGGCCCGCAAGCTGATGGCCGACGGCGGCGATGGCTATACGGCCTTCGTCGAGCCTGGCAATATCATCACTCATGCAGGCTCCAGCACGCCCGAAGGCGATGCGACACCCGGCCGCCTGCCGCAGATGCCGGCCTATCACCTGAAGAAGAAGGGCCATGCCGGGATCACCATGATCAATATCGGCGTCGGCCCCTCCAACGCCAAGACGATAACCGACCACGTCGCGGTGCTGCGCCCGCATGCCTGGCTGATGCTCGGCCACTGCGCCGGCCTGCGCAACAGCCAGCGCCTCGGCGACTATGTGCTGGCGCATGCCTATATGCGCGAGGACCACGTTCTCGACGACGACCTGCCGGTCTGGGTGCCGATTCCGGCGCTCGCCGAAGTACAGGTGGCGCTGGAAGCAGCCGTTGCCGAGATCACCGGTTACGAAGGCTTCGAGCTGAAGCGCATCATGCGCACCGGCACCGTCGGGACGATCGACAACCGCAACTGGGAACTGCGCGATCAGGCAGGCCCGGTGAAGCGCCTGTCGCAGGCCCGCGCCATCGCGCTCGATATGGAATCGGCGACGATCGCCGCCAACGGCTTCCGCTTCCGCGTTCCCTACGGCACGCTGCTCTGCGTTTCCGACAAGCCGCTGCATGGCGAACTGAAGCTGCCGGGCATGGCGACAGCCTTCTACCGGACGCAGGTGAACCAGCATCTGCAGATCGGCATCCGCGCCATCCAGAAGCTGGCGGCCATGCCGCCAGAGGCGCTGCATTCGCGCAAGCTGCGCAGCTTCTTTGAAACGGCCTTCCAGTAA
- a CDS encoding host attachment family protein: MADIRVPWESWVVVCDGAKALFMQNAGDAQIMNLQVQETLTQPSAPTRELGTDKPGRSYAPDGLSGSAIEQTDWQAQAEAEFLKQVAAKMDDLVHRKDARRIVLVAPPRALGTLRPVLSADAQAAISAEVAKDYTNLPVDQIERHLAA; encoded by the coding sequence ATGGCCGACATCAGAGTGCCTTGGGAATCTTGGGTTGTGGTCTGCGATGGCGCGAAGGCGCTGTTCATGCAGAATGCCGGTGACGCGCAGATCATGAATCTGCAGGTGCAGGAAACCCTGACGCAACCGAGCGCACCGACACGCGAACTCGGCACCGACAAGCCGGGCCGCTCCTATGCGCCCGACGGACTGAGCGGCAGCGCGATCGAGCAGACAGACTGGCAGGCACAGGCCGAAGCCGAGTTTCTGAAGCAGGTTGCCGCCAAGATGGACGATCTTGTGCACCGGAAGGATGCCCGCCGCATCGTCCTCGTCGCCCCGCCGCGTGCGCTGGGGACGCTGCGCCCGGTGCTGAGCGCCGACGCGCAGGCCGCGATCTCCGCCGAAGTCGCCAAGGACTACACCAACCTGCCGGTCGACCAGATCGAGCGGCATCTGGCAGCGTAA